In Ctenopharyngodon idella isolate HZGC_01 chromosome 2, HZGC01, whole genome shotgun sequence, the following are encoded in one genomic region:
- the cirbpa gene encoding cold inducible RNA binding protein a isoform X4 gives MSDEGKLFIGGLSFDTTEQSLEDAFSKYGVITNVHVARNRETNKSRGFGFVTFENPDDAKDALEGMNGKSVDGRTIRVDEAGKGGGGGGRSGGGSYRGGGGGRGGGGFFRGGRGRGGGGSYGGGDRGYGSSDRSYGGDRSYSGGYKSGGGGGGYSSGGGGGGGYNRDRSSSYGDRGGSYRDSYDSYDW, from the exons ATGTCTGACGAAGGGAAGCTGTTTATCGGCGGTTTGAGTTTCGATACCACCGAACAATCGCTAGAAGACGCCTTCTCCAAATATGGCGTCATCACCAACG TTCATGTGGCCCGAAACAGAGAAACCAACAAATCCAGAGGATTCGGTTTTGTGACTTTTGAGAATCCAGACGATGCAAAGGACGCGCTGGAAGGAATGAATGGAAAG TCTGTGGATGGCCGGACGATCCGTGTGGATGAGGCCGGGAAGGGCGGTGGCGGCGGTGGCCGTTCTGGTGGTGGATCCTACAGAGGTGGAGGAGGGGGAAGAGGAGGTGGGGGTTTCTTCAGAGGAGGCCGAGGAAGAGGAG GCGGTGGCAGCTATGGAGGAGGAGACCGCGGTTACGGCAGCAGCGACCGTAGTTACGGAGGAGACCGGAGCTACAGCGGCGGATACAAAAGCGGAGGTGGAGGAGGCGGTTACTCCTCCGGAGGGGGCGGCGGTGGCGGCTACAACAGAGACAG GAGTTCTAGTTATGGCGATCGAGGCGGCTCTTACAGAGATAGCTATGATAGCTATG ACTGGTGA
- the cirbpa gene encoding cold inducible RNA binding protein a isoform X2: MSDEGKLFIGGLSFDTTEQSLEDAFSKYGVITNVHVARNRETNKSRGFGFVTFENPDDAKDALEGMNGKSVDGRTIRVDEAGKGGGGGGRSGGGSYRGGGGGRGGGGFFRGGRGRGGSRGGGSYGGGDRGYGSSDRSYGGDRSYSGGYKSGGGGGGYSSGGGGGGGYNRDRSSSYGDRGGSYRDSYDSYDW, from the exons ATGTCTGACGAAGGGAAGCTGTTTATCGGCGGTTTGAGTTTCGATACCACCGAACAATCGCTAGAAGACGCCTTCTCCAAATATGGCGTCATCACCAACG TTCATGTGGCCCGAAACAGAGAAACCAACAAATCCAGAGGATTCGGTTTTGTGACTTTTGAGAATCCAGACGATGCAAAGGACGCGCTGGAAGGAATGAATGGAAAG TCTGTGGATGGCCGGACGATCCGTGTGGATGAGGCCGGGAAGGGCGGTGGCGGCGGTGGCCGTTCTGGTGGTGGATCCTACAGAGGTGGAGGAGGGGGAAGAGGAGGTGGGGGTTTCTTCAGAGGAGGCCGAGGAAGAGGAGGTTCGAGAG GCGGTGGCAGCTATGGAGGAGGAGACCGCGGTTACGGCAGCAGCGACCGTAGTTACGGAGGAGACCGGAGCTACAGCGGCGGATACAAAAGCGGAGGTGGAGGAGGCGGTTACTCCTCCGGAGGGGGCGGCGGTGGCGGCTACAACAGAGACAG GAGTTCTAGTTATGGCGATCGAGGCGGCTCTTACAGAGATAGCTATGATAGCTATG ACTGGTGA
- the cirbpa gene encoding cold inducible RNA binding protein a isoform X1: MSDEGKLFIGGLSFDTTEQSLEDAFSKYGVITNVHVARNRETNKSRGFGFVTFENPDDAKDALEGMNGKSVDGRTIRVDEAGKGGGGGGRSGGGSYRGGGGGRGGGGFFRGGRGRGGSRGGGSYGGGDRGYGSSDRSYGGDRSYSGGYKSGGGGGGYSSGGGGGGGYNRDRSSSYGDRGGSYRDSYDSYAVTE, from the exons ATGTCTGACGAAGGGAAGCTGTTTATCGGCGGTTTGAGTTTCGATACCACCGAACAATCGCTAGAAGACGCCTTCTCCAAATATGGCGTCATCACCAACG TTCATGTGGCCCGAAACAGAGAAACCAACAAATCCAGAGGATTCGGTTTTGTGACTTTTGAGAATCCAGACGATGCAAAGGACGCGCTGGAAGGAATGAATGGAAAG TCTGTGGATGGCCGGACGATCCGTGTGGATGAGGCCGGGAAGGGCGGTGGCGGCGGTGGCCGTTCTGGTGGTGGATCCTACAGAGGTGGAGGAGGGGGAAGAGGAGGTGGGGGTTTCTTCAGAGGAGGCCGAGGAAGAGGAGGTTCGAGAG GCGGTGGCAGCTATGGAGGAGGAGACCGCGGTTACGGCAGCAGCGACCGTAGTTACGGAGGAGACCGGAGCTACAGCGGCGGATACAAAAGCGGAGGTGGAGGAGGCGGTTACTCCTCCGGAGGGGGCGGCGGTGGCGGCTACAACAGAGACAG GAGTTCTAGTTATGGCGATCGAGGCGGCTCTTACAGAGATAGCTATGATAGCTATG CTGTAACCGAGTAA
- the cirbpa gene encoding cold inducible RNA binding protein a isoform X5: protein MSDEGKLFIGGLSFDTTEQSLEDAFSKYGVITNVHVARNRETNKSRGFGFVTFENPDDAKDALEGMNGKSVDGRTIRVDEAGKGGGGGGRSGGGSYRGGGGGRGGGGSYGGGDRGYGSSDRSYGGDRSYSGGYKSGGGGGGYSSGGGGGGGYNRDRSSSYGDRGGSYRDSYDSYAVTE, encoded by the exons ATGTCTGACGAAGGGAAGCTGTTTATCGGCGGTTTGAGTTTCGATACCACCGAACAATCGCTAGAAGACGCCTTCTCCAAATATGGCGTCATCACCAACG TTCATGTGGCCCGAAACAGAGAAACCAACAAATCCAGAGGATTCGGTTTTGTGACTTTTGAGAATCCAGACGATGCAAAGGACGCGCTGGAAGGAATGAATGGAAAG TCTGTGGATGGCCGGACGATCCGTGTGGATGAGGCCGGGAAGGGCGGTGGCGGCGGTGGCCGTTCTGGTGGTGGATCCTACAGAGGTGGAGGAGGGGGAAGAGGAG GCGGTGGCAGCTATGGAGGAGGAGACCGCGGTTACGGCAGCAGCGACCGTAGTTACGGAGGAGACCGGAGCTACAGCGGCGGATACAAAAGCGGAGGTGGAGGAGGCGGTTACTCCTCCGGAGGGGGCGGCGGTGGCGGCTACAACAGAGACAG GAGTTCTAGTTATGGCGATCGAGGCGGCTCTTACAGAGATAGCTATGATAGCTATG CTGTAACCGAGTAA
- the cirbpa gene encoding cold inducible RNA binding protein a isoform X3, with amino-acid sequence MSDEGKLFIGGLSFDTTEQSLEDAFSKYGVITNVHVARNRETNKSRGFGFVTFENPDDAKDALEGMNGKSVDGRTIRVDEAGKGGGGGGRSGGGSYRGGGGGRGGGGFFRGGRGRGGGGSYGGGDRGYGSSDRSYGGDRSYSGGYKSGGGGGGYSSGGGGGGGYNRDRSSSYGDRGGSYRDSYDSYAVTE; translated from the exons ATGTCTGACGAAGGGAAGCTGTTTATCGGCGGTTTGAGTTTCGATACCACCGAACAATCGCTAGAAGACGCCTTCTCCAAATATGGCGTCATCACCAACG TTCATGTGGCCCGAAACAGAGAAACCAACAAATCCAGAGGATTCGGTTTTGTGACTTTTGAGAATCCAGACGATGCAAAGGACGCGCTGGAAGGAATGAATGGAAAG TCTGTGGATGGCCGGACGATCCGTGTGGATGAGGCCGGGAAGGGCGGTGGCGGCGGTGGCCGTTCTGGTGGTGGATCCTACAGAGGTGGAGGAGGGGGAAGAGGAGGTGGGGGTTTCTTCAGAGGAGGCCGAGGAAGAGGAG GCGGTGGCAGCTATGGAGGAGGAGACCGCGGTTACGGCAGCAGCGACCGTAGTTACGGAGGAGACCGGAGCTACAGCGGCGGATACAAAAGCGGAGGTGGAGGAGGCGGTTACTCCTCCGGAGGGGGCGGCGGTGGCGGCTACAACAGAGACAG GAGTTCTAGTTATGGCGATCGAGGCGGCTCTTACAGAGATAGCTATGATAGCTATG CTGTAACCGAGTAA